CGTACTTGCCATTCTACGCCAGGGGGTTCGGCCCCGGTTCGTTTCGGCAAGGTCTCAAAGTCGATCGAAATCGTTTGGGTTCCGAAGGAGCATGGACCGAACGTCGTCGGGAATGGACATGGCCTTTCGCGCTTCGCCCATGAGTACGTGCCACGTGTGTCCCTCGGTCGTGACCTGGCCGTCCGCCTCGTTGCGGACCACGTAATCGAACCGCAAGGCCGCCCGCTTGATTTCGGTGAGGCGGACCTCGATGGTGATCGTATCGTCGTAGCGCACCTCGCCCCGGTACCTGGCATGCGCCTCGACGACCGGCAGCTTCAATCCGCGCTCCTCAAGGCTCTTGTAGGTGAATCCCCGGTCGCGGCACCACGCACCGCGCGCCTGCTCGAACCAGGCGAAGTAGTTCGCGTAGTAGGCGTGTCCCATTTGGTCGGTCTCCGCGTAGCGCACGCGGATGCGTTCGAGGGTGGGTTCGTGCATCGGGAAGTGGTACCTGGTTTGCGGTTTGCGGTTTGCGGTTTGTGGTTGGCGGTTTGCGGTTTGCGGTTTGTGGTTTGCGGTTTGCGGTTTGTGGTTTGCGGTTTGTGGGGGATACCCCTTGCGGTCTTTGCGTTCATTGCGTGCAGCTCTGCTTACCACCCCTCGAACGCCGCAGCCACATCGGGCATCGATGCCACCAGCGCGTGGACTTCGGCTTCCGACGGAATGTCCGACGTGGCGCCCAGCGAACGGCAGGCGAGCGATCCCGCGGCGGACGCGAAGCGGAGGCAGTCGGGCACGTCCCAACCCTGCTCCAGGCCGTTCAGCATCCCGGCGCGGAACGCGTCGCCTGCACCCGTGGAGTCGACCACGGTGCGCGCGGTGAAGGTGGGATAGGACCGAACCGGATGGCCGGGACCGCCGCACCAAAGCTTGCGGGGACCATCGGTCAGGACCCCGAAGCAGTGGTGCCGGGCGATCCAGCCTTCCAGCCACCGTGCGTTGGCGTCGTCGTCCGAGCGGCGGCCCACCCAATCGGTGCTGCTTTGCCACCAAGAGCCCTCGGGAAGGGGATCGTCGGGGTGGTTGAAGTCCATGAGGTAAAGGCGCATGCCCGCTTTGGCCGCTTCGCGCGCGGCCGCGCGGGCTGGGAGATCGATGTTCGGGTCCGCCGAGAACCAAGCCCCCCTCTCGAACGGGAGATGGGCGGGATCGACCGAGGCCTGCATCGTCGAGAAGCCGAGGCCAAACATCGTGCGCTCGCCGTCGGGCGTGACGTAGACGTCGGTCTCGGGGGTGGCCCCGCCGCCGGGCCGGAGGTGATCGGCGTCGAAGCCCTGCTGCGCCAAGAGTCGGGCCAGGTGTTCGGCGAAGGGGCCTTCGCCGAGCGGATTGCCGTAGAGCCGAACGTCGCGCCCCCAGGTTCGCAGGTGCACGGCGGTGTTCGCCGCCTCGCCTCCAAGCATCGTCTGCTGGGTCTCGATTTCCACGTAACCTCCCACCTCCGGCAATCGCGGGACGAGCCGGACGCGATCGAGACAGATCGTGCCAAAGACGAGGATCACGGCGGGAGCTTACCGGCGACGGGGGCACGGGTACGATGAGCCGTGATCGGGATACAGGCGGGCGCGGCGTTCGTGCTGTGGGTCGCCTATGGGATGTTGCTGTGGCGCCGATCCACCACGATTCGGGAGCGGGTCAGCCAAGGGACGCGGACCGTCCGGGCCCTCAAGGCGGCCGGCATGTTGTTCGGCGGGGCCGCTATGCTCTTGTCGGGGATGCTGTGGATCGACTCGGCGGGCGGATTCGGCAAAGCTGGAATGACTCCGTGGGCCTGGGCCGCCGTGACGGTGTTGGGCCTGGTGTTTGTCCACCTGCAGACCGTGGCCGGCGCAACGGTCGTGGTGTTGGCCCAGGAGTCCGTAACGGAGGAGGCGCGTTCGGCGTCCATCAAGCGTCAGGAGTTGGAAGATGCGAGGAAACGCGATGGTTAGAGTGTTGATGTTGGTGATGGCGCTTGTCGCCGCGGCGTCGGTGGCGGCTCAACCGGTCAGTCAAGAAGAGCGGGCCAAGCGGAGCGATGAGATTCTCAAGAAGATGCGCCAGATGGAGCTGGCGAACCAGATCCTCCCGCTGGTGATGACCAAGGAACAGCTCAAGCAGATCCTCCCACCGATCGAGAAGGCCCGTGCCAACGTGCGCGATCTGCAGAACGAGGAGTTCGAGACGATGCGCAAATTCGAGGAACGCCTCGACACCGCCATCAAGAACGCCACCGACAAGGGGCAGCTTCCCGGACAAGCGCTCTTGGTGGAGATGAACCGGCTCCTGATGGCGTTTTCGCTCAAGCGGCAGGCTGCCGCCTCCGAGAACGTGACCACCGTCCTGGACGTCCTCAACAAAACCCTGAACGCCGGCCAGCTCAAAGCCGCCGCGAACTCGCTGGACCTCAAGCTGTTCGATCCTTCGGTGAAGCCGGAAGAGCTGACCGAGACGGCGAAGGTGCGATTCTATGTCGGCCAGGTATTGCTCGATCCCCTCGCCTACGACCTGCTCGTCAAGATGAGCATGTAGCTTCGGCTATCGTTCGGTTGCGGCCGCGGCGATCGCCTCCGCGTAGCGAAGGCTCGCGCCCGCATTCTCGGCGATGAAGTTCGCGGCGGCTTGGCCGATCTTCCGGCGGCAGGCGGGGGCTTCGATCAGCTCTCGGATCGCGTTCGCAAGTTCGCCGGGCGTTTCGCAGACGCGTGTCGCGCCTGCTGCCTTTGCCGCCGCGGCCACCTCGGCGAAGTTCTGCATGTGGGGGCCGTGCAGGACCGGCTTGCCCAGGGCGAGCGGCTGGAGCAGGTTCTGCCCCCCGTGGTTGGCGAATCCCCCGCCGATCACCACGATGTCCGCCACGGCGTACACCTTCGCCAACTCGCCGTACGTGTCCAGCACCACGTAGCAGCCGCCCTCTCCCTTCGAACGCAACGCGACCTTGCCGAAGCGCGCGCGCACGGCTTCGGCGAGTTCGGGGACGCGCTCGAGATGCCGCGGCGCGTGCACGACCGCGACGCGGGATTCGCCCAGTTTCTGGATCGCCTCCAGCACGAAGGCCTCCTCCTCTTCGCCCCGCGTCGAGCCGATCACGACCACCGGCCGATCCTCGGGAAGATCCAACTCCCGCCGCCAGGCCTCCCGGTCCACATCGAGCGCGTCGAGGGCCTGGTCGAACTTGGCATTGCCCAGCCGGTGGGCGGTTCGGGCTCCCAGCGAGAGAATCCGCTCCACGTCCTGCTCGGTTTGCATCAGGCACTGGTCCACGTACTTCAACAGGCTCGCGTAGAACCAACGGAACCGCTTGGAGCGCGGGTAGCTCCGGTCGCTGATGCGCCCGTTCATGAGGATCGTCGCGGCGTCGAACTCCTTGGCGGCCCAGAGGAAGTTCATCCACAGTTCGGTTTCCATGATGGCGACGACCTGCGGCCGGACGCGCGACATGGCGGCGAGTTGAAAGCGGGGAACGTCGATGGGGAAGTAGACGAGGTGGTCGACCCACTCCTTGGCCTGCTCGCGAGCGGTCTGGTGCCCGCTGCTCGTGGTGACGCTCAAGACGATTTCGTGCGAGGGAAGGAGGCGCCGGACCTCGCGCAAGATCGGGAGGCACGCAACGACTTCGCCGACGGAAACGGCGTGGATCCAGATCCTCTTGGCCCCTTTGTCCGGCTTGAGGGGCAGGTCGCCCTGCCTTTCGGCCCAGTTTGGCTTCTCCGCACGGCGTGCGCTTCGCACCAGCATCCACGGCACCCAAAGGGGGGAGAGAACCGTGAGCAGGAAGTTGTAGAGCAGGAACATGGAGGCTACGTCCTATGGTGGCACAGCCGCCAACGGTATTCTGCACCCATGTCCAAACCGTTGGTCGGCATCATCATGGGCAGCAAGAGCGACTTGGACACGATGCGGCCCGCGAGCGAGGTCCTCGCGGAGTTCGGAGTCGAGTACGAGATGCAGGTGGTCAGCGCCCACCGCACACCGATGAAGATGGTCGAGTATGCGAGCGCGGCCCGAGGTCGGGGGCTCCAGGTGATCGTCGCGGGTGCAGGCGGCGCGGCCCACTTGCCCGGCATGGTCGCCTCGCTGACCACGCTCCCGGTGATCGGGGTGCCGGTCCCGACGCGCGCCCTTTCGGGGCAGGACTCGCTCTACTCGATCGTGCAGATGCCCGCCGGCGTGCCCGTCGCGACCGTGGGGATTGGAAACGGGCGCAACGCGGGCCTCCTCGCCTTGCGCATCCTCGGCGTGACGGACAAGGCCATTGCGGGCAAGCTAGAGCAGTTCTGCCAGAGCCAACAGGTGTTGGTCGCGGAGATGAACCGCGAGCTGGACGCGTTGAAGGGCAAGTAGAGGGGCGGGGGACACGCCCGATGAACGGGCGTGGCACGTGTTGGGTCGCACCTGTTAGCCTCGGGATGGGGCGGGGACTTCGAAGGGTTGGCCCGTGATGCGCTCGTACGCCTCGCGGTACTTGTCGCGCGTCTTCTCGACGATTTCCGGGGGCAGCGTGGGGCCTGGCGGGCGTTTGTCCCACGTGAGGGTCTCGAGGTAATCGCGGACGAACTGCTTGTCGTAGCTCGGCTGTGGTCCGCCCGGTTTGTACAGGGAAACGTCCCAAAATCTGGAACTATCCGGCGTCAGGGCTTCGTCGATCCAAAGGAGGCCGTCGTCGGTCTCTCCGAACTCGAACTTCGTGTCGGCGAGGATCAGGCCCTGGTTGGCCGCGTGCGCGCTCGCCCGGCGAAACAGCTCGAGCGTCCAATCCCGAACCGTCTCCGCGGTTTCTCGTCCCACCCGGTCCACGGCCTCGTCGAAGGAGATGTTCTCGTCGTGCCCTTCTTGGGCCTTGGTGGCCGGGGTGAAGATGGGCTCGGGAAGCGCGCCGCTCTCGAGGACGCCCGGAGGCAGGTCCAGGCCGTGGATGCGTCCGCCGTGGGCGCGGTACTCCTTGAACAGCGAGCCGGCAAGGTACCCGCGTGCGACGCACTCGATGGTCAGGGGGCGCGCCTTCTTGGCAAGGGTGGTGCGTCCGTGAAGCTCCGGATCGTCGTAGCCGATTCGGCGGGCAATGACCCCGTCGTCGGTGCTCAGCACATGATGTGGACATACGTCGCCCAAACGATCGAACCAGAAGGCGCTCATCTGGTTGAGGATGCGGCCCTTGTCGGGAATCCCGTTGGCCATCACGACGTCGAACGCCGAGATGCGGTCGGTGGCGACGATCAGAAGGGAATCGCCGAGATCGTACACCTCGCGGACTTTCCCCCGTCGGGGTTCGCCCAGGCCGGGAACGAACGTGCTGAGCAGTTCGGGCATAGGGGGAGTTTACTGGTTTGTGGCTTGTGGTTTGATGGCCCCGGCCGGAGCTTGTCGAACTCTCGCGAGGAACCGATCGAGGGCCTCGAAATAGGTGTCGGGGTGGATCCAACGGCCCTCGGAGTGGCCGCAGCCGCCCAGCCACACCAGCTCGCTTTGGTGGGCGGCAGCCTCGTTTCGGCGCGCTTCGGAGGGCAGAGCCAGGTCGTCCGCGTCCCCGTGAAGCAGCAAAACGGGTTGTTTCAGGGTTGCGAGCGCCGACGCGACGTCCACCTTGCGGGGACGGACGCGCAGCATCGGCAGGGCCAGGAGGACGGTCGGGGCCAGCACGACGGCGAGGACCGGCCCGCCGAGGAACCGCCACCAGCCGAACATCCCCGACAGGAGCGTCGAGTAAGCGCTGTCGAGCACCAATCCGTCCACCAGCTCGGGGGCCTCCGCGGCGGCGAACGTCGATGCCGCGGACCCCATGCTGCTGCCAAGGAGGATCACCTTGGCTCCAGGGCATCGCCCGCGGGCCGCGTCGATGCCCGCCCGCACGTCGGCGCGTTCCAGGTACCCGAAGCCACACATTTTTCCGCCGCTGCGCCCGTGGGCGCGCAAATCCAACAAGAGGCAGGCGATTCCGCGTTGGGCCAGCCAAACGGCCTGGGGAACGAGTTCGCTGCGGTTCATCATGTACCCGTGTGCGATCACCGCCACCACCGGGGCGTTGGGGACGTCCACCCACCAGCCGCGCAGGGTCACGCCGTCGCGAGTCTTGAGCGAAATCTCCTCCTGCGCGACTCCCATGGCTCCGGGTGAAAGGAAGATCGGCGTGCGGAAGGGCCTGGCGCTGAACCAGGCGACGCCGGCGAGCACGGCGACATAAAGTGCGAGGATTGCGATCAACCAGGCCATGGGAGGGTGCAGGGTTCGACTACTTTTGCTAGAATGGGACGTTCGATGTTCGCACTGAACTTCTATTCCGACCTTTACGGCGACGTTTTGCGCAACAACCGCAAGACGGCGACGATTCGCCTTGGCGACAAAGCGGACAAGTACAAGGATGGCATGCTTGTGTGGGTCACGGTGGGACCGCGGTTCGCCCGGCGCCAAAAGCTGTACACCGCGATCATCGACCGGGTTGAGACGAAGACCATCTCCGACCTCTCGCCGCGCGACATCGAACGCGAAAACCCCGAATTCCGGACGCAGGAAGATGTGATCGCGATGCTGGAGCGCATCTACGGCGACTTCATCACGCCGGAGCACAAGGTCACGGTCATCTACTTTTCCCGCGTGGACGACTAGGTCCGAGGGACCCCATTGCCGCCCG
This is a stretch of genomic DNA from Fimbriimonadaceae bacterium. It encodes these proteins:
- a CDS encoding acyl-CoA thioesterase: MHEPTLERIRVRYAETDQMGHAYYANYFAWFEQARGAWCRDRGFTYKSLEERGLKLPVVEAHARYRGEVRYDDTITIEVRLTEIKRAALRFDYVVRNEADGQVTTEGHTWHVLMGEARKAMSIPDDVRSMLLRNPNDFDRL
- a CDS encoding carbohydrate kinase family protein, which encodes MILVFGTICLDRVRLVPRLPEVGGYVEIETQQTMLGGEAANTAVHLRTWGRDVRLYGNPLGEGPFAEHLARLLAQQGFDADHLRPGGGATPETDVYVTPDGERTMFGLGFSTMQASVDPAHLPFERGAWFSADPNIDLPARAAAREAAKAGMRLYLMDFNHPDDPLPEGSWWQSSTDWVGRRSDDDANARWLEGWIARHHCFGVLTDGPRKLWCGGPGHPVRSYPTFTARTVVDSTGAGDAFRAGMLNGLEQGWDVPDCLRFASAAGSLACRSLGATSDIPSEAEVHALVASMPDVAAAFEGW
- the purE gene encoding 5-(carboxyamino)imidazole ribonucleotide mutase encodes the protein MSKPLVGIIMGSKSDLDTMRPASEVLAEFGVEYEMQVVSAHRTPMKMVEYASAARGRGLQVIVAGAGGAAHLPGMVASLTTLPVIGVPVPTRALSGQDSLYSIVQMPAGVPVATVGIGNGRNAGLLALRILGVTDKAIAGKLEQFCQSQQVLVAEMNRELDALKGK
- a CDS encoding phosphoribosylaminoimidazolesuccinocarboxamide synthase codes for the protein MPELLSTFVPGLGEPRRGKVREVYDLGDSLLIVATDRISAFDVVMANGIPDKGRILNQMSAFWFDRLGDVCPHHVLSTDDGVIARRIGYDDPELHGRTTLAKKARPLTIECVARGYLAGSLFKEYRAHGGRIHGLDLPPGVLESGALPEPIFTPATKAQEGHDENISFDEAVDRVGRETAETVRDWTLELFRRASAHAANQGLILADTKFEFGETDDGLLWIDEALTPDSSRFWDVSLYKPGGPQPSYDKQFVRDYLETLTWDKRPPGPTLPPEIVEKTRDKYREAYERITGQPFEVPAPSRG
- a CDS encoding lysophospholipase; this encodes MAWLIAILALYVAVLAGVAWFSARPFRTPIFLSPGAMGVAQEEISLKTRDGVTLRGWWVDVPNAPVVAVIAHGYMMNRSELVPQAVWLAQRGIACLLLDLRAHGRSGGKMCGFGYLERADVRAGIDAARGRCPGAKVILLGSSMGSAASTFAAAEAPELVDGLVLDSAYSTLLSGMFGWWRFLGGPVLAVVLAPTVLLALPMLRVRPRKVDVASALATLKQPVLLLHGDADDLALPSEARRNEAAAHQSELVWLGGCGHSEGRWIHPDTYFEALDRFLARVRQAPAGAIKPQATNQ